The nucleotide window ACCTTGCAACACGGGAGGAAGGCACATTAGCAAGGAGGCTAAAAGCCATGGGTGCTAGTGTTTATCACTAGCATGTCTTTACCCACTGCACAGCTCTGACCATTCCTACTGGCTACTGTTACaataacatgattttttttttacattgtcaTATTGCTACATCATCTCCATAGATTACACTGATAGAATCAAATCCTGTACTGACTAGCTAAAATATTTAATCcgtctttctttgtctctctattaCCATGACAGCGCTTTGTAATTGGCAGAACGATGCCACAGTTTTACTGGCTGGGTCTGAGTGATGAGCGCACTGGAGAATGGGAGTGGCTGGATGGGACACCTTACACTGTGCTCAGAaggtctgtgtgcgtgtgtgtgtgtgtgtgtgtgtgtgtgtgtgagagagagagagagagagagagagttgtgtatTCAGTAATCTCACGACATCATGTAAACATTGATTGATGCCATACTGTGATAGCTGGATTCTAGGATGATCATTAAATGGGTGTGACCAAAGTactccatggtgtgtgtgtgtgtgtgtgtgtgcgtgtgtgtgtgtgtgtgcgtgtgtgtgtgcgtgtgtgtgtgtgtgtccgtccgtctgtccgtcCATCAGTCTTGAACtgtatgtgttttctgtgtgtgttttcagtgaaTGGATGCCTGGGCAGCCAGATGACTGGCGTCTCCATGGtttgggtgggggtgaggaCTGTGCTCATTTTCACAGAGACGGACGCTATAATGACGACCACTGCTCCCGTCGTTACCGCTACGTCTGCAAAGCTCCAATCAGCGCCAACCTGAAACCCTTCACTGATTAGTGTCCTTCATTTGAagactgtgtatctgtgtgtggaaaCGTAATATGCATGTTATGAATTGATAAAGAGTGGAAGCAGGTGTTTGGTTATTGCATTGGTCAATTTGaatgtaaatatatttaatatattaTACACATGCTCTGTGGTTGGAAATGAGGGCCCATGTTGTCAGAATCAGTTCCATTTCCACCTGTTCATCTTTGGTGATTCAATGAAATCACTCCAGGGAGACAACATTGCTTACAAAACTCTTTATTGATTGATATGTATTTTCTTTAAGTAGAATTACTTGAATCTACAAAAAGTGATAATAAGTGGTCGCTGGAActattttttgtgtttgtgtgcctcatGCGCTTTTCATTGTTTCTGACGATGACATTAGGAAACTGGCAGCGGAGGCATGTGTAACCTATCCAAATTTAGGCTTAGAGTTGAAGTAATTAAGTAATTTCACAACAAGAAAGAAAACATGGTAAACAGTTGACCTTTTACATATCTACGAGGCGACTCAATATCGCACAAACCGCAGAGTATTACAGTTCAGAATATCTGACGGGTCTGGGAACACAGAGTCCACTCTGAAACCCTCTCCCAAAGCGACTCGCAGTAGTTCCTCCATGAAGGCGCGAGAATCACGCAGCTCAGAAGCAGACTCGGTTCTCAGCTCACGGAATCCGTGCTTCTCATGCTGGTCTCGAGGCATTTCGTCGGGGCATGGGACCCACTCCAAGCGTAGGCAGTTCTGACGGGAGTTGCTTGGTTGGGGCGCAACTGGACCGTCTCTTGCACTGTATAAAAAGCGCGCGCACAGGACATCAAGGACTGCGCGACATGTGCAGAAGAGAGTGGCCACATGAACACGGACAGCGCACGACCTTAACTCATAGTTTTCAGGACCACGCTTTAAGTTGAAGTGCAGAACGCGCATCTCACTTTCCGTGGTAACATTTAACATAGCGGCACGGCAGCTTGTTGTACCACCACCTGTCTCGTGACGCCGAATCTCATCAAGCAATGGGCGAATCTGGAAGAAATCCGCCTCTCGCTTCAGTAGCGCCAGTTCGTTGAAGTCCTCTGGCAAATCGAGGCTGTTGGAGCGCAGGTAATTAAGGATGTAGCGAAAAACCTTCCCGTCGCGATCGATGAAGAAGTTTCCACGCCGGTCTCTCAGTAAAGGGATCTGGCCGGTGAACATTGCGCCAAGCATGGAGTCTCGGCAACGCGTGAGGGTGTCCAGAGTAGTTGTGTATACCTCTCCTCCTACATTGACGGACACCGGGTCCCGCGGTGAATTCCCGTTACTATCCGATGTGTTTAGCATGCTAACCACAGAGGTCTGCTGGAGTTGTCCCAGGATAGTTGCACCTGTTGGATGTTCCAGTGCGTAGCTTAGACCACACTCAACACGAGGAGCCTAGTTTGCTTCTTAAAAAAGTCTTATGCCTCATTTGCTGTCAGCTGAGTCTCTAGTTACGTAACGGAGGCTCTGTCCGTTCACACTTTGGTTCTCGGACGGCATACTAATTACCCCTCTCTGTATCCCGTTGACCATGATCCAGAGACGTGCGTTTATCACTGCACGTACAAAACCCACATTGTTGGCCGCGGGAAAacggtgtctgtctgtgtcagtttcttctctttctcgctctg belongs to Sardina pilchardus chromosome 16, fSarPil1.1, whole genome shotgun sequence and includes:
- the LOC134060162 gene encoding BTB/POZ domain-containing protein KCTD21-like, giving the protein MLNTSDSNGNSPRDPVSVNVGGEVYTTTLDTLTRCRDSMLGAMFTGQIPLLRDRRGNFFIDRDGKVFRYILNYLRSNSLDLPEDFNELALLKREADFFQIRPLLDEIRRHETGGGTTSCRAAMLNVTTESEMRVLHFNLKRGPENYELRSCAVRVHVATLFCTCRAVLDVLCARFLYSARDGPVAPQPSNSRQNCLRLEWVPCPDEMPRDQHEKHGFRELRTESASELRDSRAFMEELLRVALGEGFRVDSVFPDPSDILNCNTLRFVRY